The Setaria italica strain Yugu1 chromosome IX, Setaria_italica_v2.0, whole genome shotgun sequence genome has a window encoding:
- the LOC101782130 gene encoding uncharacterized protein LOC101782130 produces the protein MEMVVSAVAGDLINRLMSFLISKYKSEEQLEEKMKRLQDLLIRAHMIVEEAEVRYITNSKMLLQLKKLVEVMYQGYHVLDTIKYRTLCSSSADESEVSSSNINELSFTTCIEHLCTKNCTPNIHGLQITLDNLESTISNMKEFVLLLGGCERMFRRPYDSYVYIDNFMFGRHVEKQLVINILQQENIPPFAPAVLPIIGGSRVGKKTLVAHVCNNEKVRSKFSSILHVRGENIWRIAREVGPVRSLVMVEFTTDVDEEDWLKFYSSVKQMGRGSKIIIISKIAKLSRFGTVKPVRLDALSHEEYSYLFKVLAFGGTNPEEHPQLAVIAEDLAVALGGSLITANVCADMMRKNQNVHFWISIFKNYRNVVRKSFSVFREHPKNLMDQDHPIDITRLASSSWALPSSATFRLMPPHTEVDDSKTELPKVMVGDLIAGSAILPREEFELVSWESRIPPYKRFVNFATCCDEEPISQHHTASAGKKRKRLDK, from the coding sequence ATGGAGATGGTTGTATCTGCAGTTGCAGGTGACCTGATTAACCGATTGATGTCCTTCTTGATCAGCAAGTACAAAAGTGAAGAGCAGTTAGAGGAGAAGATGAAAAGGCTGCAAGATCTACTGATTAGAGCCCATATGATCGTCGAGGAGGCTGAGGTGCGATATATCACCAACTCAAAGATGCTACTTCAGCTGAAGAAGCTTGTGGAGGTCATGTACCAAGGCTACCACGTTCTGGACACCATCAAGTATAGGACTCTCTGCAGCTCAAGCGCTGATGAAAGTGAGGTTAGCAGTTCCAATATCAATGAATTATCCTTCACCACTTGCATTGAACACCTTTGTACAAAGAATTGCACTCCCAATATTCATGGGCTTCAAATTACATTGGATAATCTTGAATCAACTATTTCTAATATGAAAGAGTTTGTGCTACTTCTTGGGGGATGCGAGCGCATGTTCCGTAGACCCTATGACTCATATGTTTACATCGATAACTTCATGTTTGGTCGTCATGTCGAAAAGCAGCTGGTCATCAATATCTTGCAGCAAGAAAATATCCCTCCCTTCGCTCCGGCCGTTCTCCCAATCATAGGGGGTAGTAGAGTGGGCAAGAAAACCCTAGTTGCACATGTGTGCAATAATGAGAAAGTCAGGTCAAAATTCTCGTCAATCTTGCATGTCAGGGGTGAAAACATCTGGAGAATAGCGCGTGAAGTAGGACCAGTGAGGTCCTTGGTAATGGTTGAGTTTACCACAGATGTGGATGAAGAGGATTGGTTGAAGTTCTATTCATCAGTAAAGCAGATGGGAAGAGGAAGCAAGATCATAATCATAAGTAAGATTGCAAAATTATCGAGGTTTGGGACGGTAAAGCCGGTTCGTCTTGATGCCTTGTCCCATGAGGAGTATAGCTACCTCTTTAAGGTTCTTGCATTTGGAGGTACAAACCCTGAAGAACACCCTCAGTTGGCAGTTATAGCTGAAGATCTAGCGGTAGCTTTGGGAGGGTCACTCATCACAGCAAACGTATGTGCTGATATGAtgaggaaaaatcaaaatgttCACTTCTGGATCAgcatatttaaaaattataggAATGTGGTGCGGAAGAGCTTCTCGGTGTTTCGTGAGCATCCAAAGAACCTTATGGACCAAGATCATCCTATAGACATAACCAGACTTGCATCATCATCATGGGCATTGCCATCATCTGCTACATTTCGCCTAATGCCTCCTCATACTGAAGTTGACGATTCCAAAACTGAATTGCCGAAGGTGATGGTTGGAGATCTGATTGCTGGCTCAGCTATTCTGCCGAGGGAGGAGTTTGAACTAGTCTCGTGGGAATCGCGGATACCCCCTTACAAAAGGTTTGTAAACTTTGCTACGTGCTGTGATGAGGAGCCGATCTCTCAGCATCATACAGCATCAGCTGGCAAGAAGCGCAAACGATTAGATAAGTAA
- the LOC101781334 gene encoding LOW QUALITY PROTEIN: probable cinnamyl alcohol dehydrogenase 1 (The sequence of the model RefSeq protein was modified relative to this genomic sequence to represent the inferred CDS: deleted 1 base in 1 codon; substituted 3 bases at 3 genomic stop codons) has translation MASESGDGNCNAWAARYPSGVLSPYKFNRRSVQSSDVSLKITHCGVCYAVIWTRNKHNNSKYPLFPGHEIAGVVTEVGSDVSGXPYGTITKGGYSTHIVVHERYCFKIPDGYPLAKAAPLLCAGITVYTPMVQHNMNQPGKSLGVIGLGGLGHMAVKFGKAFCLKVTVFSTSESKRDEAINILGADNFVISLNTQQMESLKSSLHFIVDTDSIDHPFDPYLSLLKVGGVMALVSFPSEIKIHPASLNLGAWTLSGSIVGGTKDIQEMVNFCAANKIYPEIEIIKMDYINEALMRLLNXDVKYHFVIDIXNSFK, from the exons ATGGCCTCTGAATCAGGGGATGGCAACTGCAATGCTTGGGCAGCAAGATATCCTTCTGGAGTTCTCTCACCCTACAAGTTTAACCGCAG ATCAGTGCAAAGCAGTGATGTTTCATTGAAGATCACACACTGCGGAGTCTGTTATGCTGTTATTTGGACACGAAATAAGCACAATAATTCAAAATATCCTTTGTTTCCTGG GCATGAGATAGCTGGAGTCGTAACTGAGGTTGGTTCAGATGTAAGTGGGTGACCAT ATGGCACTATCACAAAGGGAGGTTACTCCACTCACATTGTAGTCCATGAAAG GTACTGCTTCAAAATACCAGATGGCTACCCTTTGGCAAAGGCAGCACCACTTCTATGTGCTGGAATCACTGTGTATACTCCAATGGTGCAACACAACATGAACCAACCAGGAAAATCACTGGGGGTCATTGGACTCGGTGGGCTGGGTCATATGGCAGTGAAATTTGGTAAAGCCTTTTGTCTTAAGGTCACTGTTTTCAGCACAAGTGAATCAAAGAGAGATGAAGCCATCAACATCCTTGGAGCAGATAATTTTGTTATATCATTAAACACACAGCAGATGGAG TCCCTGAAAAGCTCTCTGCACTTCATAGTT GACACTGATTCCATTGATCATCCATTTGATCCATATCTCTCACTCCTTAAAGTTGGTGGTGTGATGGCATTAGTGAGCTTTCCAAGTGAGATCAAAATACATCCTGCAAGCCTTAATCTTG GTGCATGGACCTTGTCTGGTAGTATTGTTGGAGGTACAAAGGACATCCAAGAAATGGTTAACTTCTGTGCAGCAAACAAAATCTATCCAGAGATTGAGATCATCAAGATGGATTATATCAACGAGGCTCTCATGAGGCTTCTTAATTGAGATGTTAAATACCACTTTGTAATCGACATCTAGAACTCTTTCAAGTAG
- the LOC101781731 gene encoding small GTPase LIP1 codes for MMFWRDGGGSGSGSGRDSLSGGPPCGQVRVLVVGDSGVGKSSLVHLLLNGSAVARPAQTIGCAVGVKHITYSSPGSSSNSIKADAERNFFVELWDVSGHERYKECRSLFYSQINGVIFVYDLSQRKTKTNLNKWAVEVAESGTFSAPLGSGGPGGLPVPYLVIANKVDIAPRDGRRVSSGNLVDVARQWVEKQGLLPPSDELPLADSFPGNSGLLTAAKEARYDKEALIKFFRMLIRRRYFSNELPAPSPWSLTSREDTILPVETVNDDDLFQRKSYGSQSYKYNGVAPLPAQRNLTPPPTLYPQQPMSSSSENYRYHRFSSSSIPDSGGGRPSRADINI; via the exons ATGATGTTCtggagggacggcggcgggagcgggagcgggagcgggcggGACTCCCTCAGCGGCGGGCCGCCCTGCGGCCAGGTgcgcgtcctcgtcgtcggcgacTCAG GTGTGGGCAAATCTTCATTGGTGCATCTCTTATTAAATGGTTCTGCAGTTGCTCGACCAGCCCAAACAATTGGATGTGCAGTTGGTGTTAAA CATATTACTTACAGTAGCCCAGGGAGTTCATCTAATAGCATCAAGGCTGATGCTGAAAGAAACTTCTTTGTTGAGCTTTGGGATGTTTCAGGACATGAGCGCTACAAAGAGTGCCGTTCACTCTTTTATTCACAAATAAATG GTGTCATCTTTGTTTATGACCTCTCTCAGAGGAAGACAAAAACAAATTTGAACAAATGGGCAGTGGAGGTTGCTGAATCTGGGACCTTTTCAGCTCCTCTTGGGTCTGGTGGTCCAGGTGGCCTTCCGGTTCCTTACCTAGTGATTGCTAACAAAGTGGATATTGCTCCAAGAGACGGTAGAAGAGTGAGCAGTGGGAATCTTGTTGATGTTGCTCGTCAATGGGTTGAAAAACAAGGCCTACTTCCACCAAGTGATGAACTTCCTCTCGCTGATAGCTTCCCTGGCAATTCTGGTCTGCTCACG GCTGCAAAAGAGGCAAGATATGATAAAGAAGCTCTGATCAAGTTTTTCCGCATG TTGATAAGGAGAAGGTATTTTTCGAATGAGCTTCCTGCCCCGAGCCCATGGTCACTCACTTCCAGAGAGGATACCATCCTTCCTGTAGAAACTGTGAATGATGATGACCTGTTCCAAAGAAAAAG CTACGGGAGTCAGAGCTACAAATACAATGGGGTTGCTCCACTGCCTGCACAGCGAAACCTAACTCCACCCCCCACACTCTATCCACAGCAGCCAATGTCATCTTCATCAGAGAACTACAGATATCACAGATTCTCCTCTTCATCAATTCCTGATTCAGGCGGTGGTAGACCAAGCCGAGCAGACATCAATATATGA